A genomic segment from Telopea speciosissima isolate NSW1024214 ecotype Mountain lineage unplaced genomic scaffold, Tspe_v1 Tspe_v1.0266, whole genome shotgun sequence encodes:
- the LOC122647913 gene encoding uncharacterized protein LOC122647913 codes for MPASATLIGALLGFGTQVYSNGLRKLPLMRHPWEHVLGMGLGVIFANQLVKWDVKLQEDLDKMLEKAKAANERRYFGTS; via the exons ATGCCGGCGAGCGCAACACTGATCGGAGCTCTGCTGGGTTTCGGTACCCAGGTATACTCCAACGGCCTCCGAAAACTTCCCCTGATGAGGC ATCCATGGGAACACGTTCTAGGGATGGGCCTGGGCGTAATCTTTGCGAATCAGCTCGTCAAATGGGATGTTAAGCTTCAAGAGGATCTCGACAAGATGCTCGAGAAGGCCAAGGCTGCCAACGAGCGCCGCTATTTCGGTACGTCTTAA